A window of the Streptomyces sp. JB150 genome harbors these coding sequences:
- a CDS encoding DEAD/DEAH box helicase translates to MTLPVALAGTDVIGQAKTGTGKTLGFGLPLLERVTVPADVEAGRARPEDLTDAPQALVVVPTRELCTQVTNDLLTAGKVRNVRVLAIYGGRAYEPQVEALKKGVDVVVGTPGRLLDLAGQKKLNLNHIRSLVLDEADEMLDLGFLPDVEKIINMLPARRQTMLFSATMPGAVIGLARRYMNRPTHIRATAPDDEGATVANIKQFVYRGHSMDKPEMIARILQAEGRGLAMIFCRTKRTAADIAEQLQRRGFAAGAVHGDLGQGAREQALRAFRNGKVDVLVCTDVAARGIDVEGVTHVINYQSPEDEKTYLHRVGRTGRAGAKGTAITFVDWDDIPRWQLINKALDLDFHDPVETYSTSPHLFEDLGIPPGTKGVLPRAERTRAGLDAEELEDLGEPGGRGRGRTARGGRRDGRDGRDGRDESRPAERERSERGERTPRRRRRTRGGAPLDAAAPAPSAGTTAEATETAGSAEAVTAPRTPRRRRRTRGGAPAGQAATTEATAPAAEAAVTTAEGPSTAVDASEAPAKPRRRRTRRSAESAAPVETAAPAVETAAPVEPVAAVTEPEQRDTPAQATVDTAEATEAKPRTRTRTRKTAAAAETATDTAEATEVTEAKPRTRRTRKAAEPATAAEAPVAAEASETEAKPKRTRKTAATAETAADTAEGAEAKPRTRRTRKAAEPAATTEAAEAEAKPKRTRKTAATAETAVETAEGTEAKPKTRRTRKAAEPTAAAAT, encoded by the coding sequence ATGACCCTCCCCGTCGCCCTCGCCGGCACGGACGTCATCGGCCAGGCCAAGACCGGCACCGGCAAGACGCTGGGCTTCGGCCTCCCGCTCCTCGAGCGCGTCACCGTCCCCGCCGACGTGGAGGCCGGGCGCGCCCGGCCCGAGGACCTGACCGACGCCCCGCAGGCGCTCGTCGTGGTCCCCACCCGCGAGCTGTGCACCCAGGTCACCAACGACCTGCTGACCGCGGGCAAGGTCCGTAACGTACGCGTCCTCGCGATCTACGGCGGCCGGGCCTACGAGCCGCAGGTGGAAGCCCTGAAGAAGGGCGTCGACGTGGTCGTCGGCACCCCGGGCCGGCTGCTCGACCTCGCGGGCCAGAAGAAGCTGAACCTGAACCACATCAGGTCGCTCGTCCTCGACGAGGCCGACGAGATGCTCGACCTGGGCTTCCTGCCCGACGTCGAGAAGATCATCAACATGCTCCCGGCCAGGCGCCAGACCATGCTGTTCTCGGCGACCATGCCGGGCGCGGTCATCGGCCTGGCCCGCCGGTACATGAACCGGCCCACCCACATCCGCGCCACGGCCCCGGACGACGAGGGCGCGACGGTCGCGAACATCAAGCAGTTCGTCTACCGCGGGCACTCCATGGACAAGCCGGAGATGATCGCCCGCATCCTGCAGGCCGAGGGCCGCGGACTGGCGATGATCTTCTGCCGTACCAAGCGCACCGCCGCCGACATCGCCGAGCAGCTCCAGCGCCGCGGCTTCGCGGCCGGCGCGGTCCACGGCGACCTCGGCCAGGGCGCCCGCGAGCAGGCGCTGCGCGCCTTCCGCAACGGCAAGGTCGACGTCCTCGTCTGCACCGACGTCGCCGCCCGCGGCATCGACGTCGAGGGCGTCACCCACGTCATCAACTACCAGTCCCCGGAGGACGAGAAGACGTACCTGCACCGCGTGGGCCGCACCGGCCGCGCGGGCGCCAAGGGTACGGCGATCACGTTCGTCGACTGGGACGACATCCCGCGCTGGCAGCTGATCAACAAGGCGCTGGACCTGGACTTCCACGACCCCGTGGAGACCTACTCCACGTCCCCGCACCTGTTCGAGGACCTCGGCATCCCGCCGGGCACCAAGGGCGTCCTGCCGCGCGCCGAGCGCACCCGCGCCGGACTCGACGCGGAGGAGCTGGAGGACCTGGGCGAGCCGGGCGGCCGTGGCCGCGGACGCACCGCCCGAGGCGGTCGCCGTGACGGCCGCGACGGCCGCGATGGCCGCGACGAGTCCCGTCCGGCCGAGCGGGAGCGTTCGGAGCGCGGTGAGCGCACGCCGCGCCGCCGTCGTCGTACGCGCGGCGGAGCCCCCCTCGACGCCGCGGCCCCGGCGCCGTCCGCCGGCACCACCGCGGAGGCCACGGAGACGGCCGGCTCCGCCGAGGCCGTCACCGCGCCGCGCACGCCGCGCCGCCGTCGCCGTACCCGCGGCGGCGCCCCGGCCGGACAGGCCGCCACGACCGAGGCGACGGCTCCCGCCGCCGAGGCCGCGGTGACCACCGCAGAGGGCCCGAGCACCGCCGTCGACGCCTCCGAGGCGCCGGCCAAGCCGCGCCGCCGCCGCACCCGCCGGTCCGCCGAGTCGGCGGCGCCGGTCGAGACCGCCGCCCCGGCCGTCGAGACCGCGGCGCCCGTCGAGCCGGTGGCCGCGGTGACCGAGCCGGAGCAGCGGGATACCCCCGCTCAGGCGACGGTCGACACCGCCGAGGCCACGGAGGCCAAGCCGAGGACCCGCACCCGCACCCGCAAGACCGCTGCGGCGGCCGAGACGGCGACCGACACCGCCGAGGCGACCGAGGTCACCGAGGCCAAGCCGAGGACCCGCCGTACGCGGAAGGCCGCCGAGCCCGCCACGGCGGCGGAGGCCCCGGTCGCAGCGGAGGCTTCGGAAACCGAGGCCAAGCCGAAGCGCACCCGCAAGACGGCCGCCACGGCCGAGACGGCGGCCGACACCGCCGAGGGTGCCGAGGCCAAGCCGAGGACCCGCCGTACGCGGAAGGCCGCCGAGCCCGCCGCGACGACGGAGGCTGCGGAGGCCGAGGCGAAGCCGAAGCGCACCCGCAAGACCGCCGCCACGGCCGAGACGGCAGTGGAGACCGCCGAGGGCACCGAGGCCAAGCCGAAGACCCGCCGCACGCGCAAGGCCGCCGAGCCCACCGCAGCGGCTGCGAC
- a CDS encoding ferritin-like fold-containing protein, with translation MRFMTSSDKPAHAADTPEAAAHTGVAAQDWATAAADPQYRAAVVDLLGALAYGELAAFERLAEDAKLAPTLEDKAELAKMASAEFHHFERLRARLTEIGAEPTAAMEPFVAALDGFHKQTAPSDWLEGLVKAYVGDSIASDFYREVAARLDSDTRELVLAVLDDTGHADFAVEKVRAAIDADPRVGGRLALWARRLMGEALSQSQRVVAERDALSTMLVGGVADGFDLAEVGRMFSRITEAHTKRMAALGLAA, from the coding sequence GTGCGCTTCATGACGAGCTCTGACAAGCCTGCGCACGCCGCCGACACCCCCGAAGCCGCCGCTCACACCGGCGTCGCCGCCCAGGACTGGGCGACGGCCGCCGCCGACCCGCAGTACCGGGCCGCGGTCGTAGACCTGCTGGGCGCGCTCGCGTACGGGGAGCTCGCCGCGTTCGAACGGCTCGCGGAGGACGCCAAGCTGGCGCCGACCCTGGAGGACAAGGCGGAGCTGGCGAAGATGGCGTCGGCCGAGTTCCACCACTTCGAGCGGCTGCGCGCCCGGCTCACGGAGATCGGCGCGGAGCCGACCGCGGCCATGGAGCCGTTCGTCGCCGCGCTGGACGGCTTCCACAAGCAGACGGCGCCCTCGGACTGGCTGGAAGGTCTCGTCAAGGCCTACGTCGGCGACTCCATCGCCAGCGACTTCTACCGCGAGGTCGCGGCCCGGCTGGACTCCGACACCCGTGAGCTGGTGCTCGCCGTGCTCGACGACACCGGTCACGCGGACTTCGCCGTGGAGAAGGTGCGCGCGGCGATCGACGCCGACCCGCGCGTGGGCGGGCGGCTCGCGCTGTGGGCGCGGCGGCTGATGGGGGAGGCGCTGTCGCAGTCGCAGCGGGTGGTCGCGGAGCGCGACGCGCTGTCGACGATGCTCGTGGGGGGTGTCGCGGACGGGTTCGACCTCGCCGAGGTCGGGCGGATGTTCTCGCGGATCACCGAGGCGCACACCAAGCGGATGGCCGCGCTGGGGCTGGCGGCCTGA
- a CDS encoding DUF3107 domain-containing protein encodes MEVKIGVQHAPREIVLESGQSAEEVERVVAEALAGKSQLLSLVDEHGRKVLVPADRLAYVELGEPAPRKVGFGAL; translated from the coding sequence GTGGAGGTCAAGATCGGCGTGCAGCACGCGCCCCGCGAGATCGTTCTGGAGAGCGGTCAGAGTGCCGAGGAGGTCGAGCGCGTGGTGGCCGAGGCATTGGCCGGCAAGTCGCAGCTGCTGAGCCTCGTGGACGAGCACGGCCGCAAGGTCCTGGTCCCGGCCGACCGCCTCGCGTACGTGGAGCTGGGCGAGCCGGCGCCGCGCAAGGTCGGCTTCGGCGCGTTGTAA
- a CDS encoding TetR/AcrR family transcriptional regulator: protein MTAIEQTEAARPRGTRLPRRARRNQLLGAAQEVFVAQGYHAAAMDDIAERAGVSKPVLYQHFPGKLDLYLALLDQHCESLIQAVRNALASTTDNKQRVRATMDAYFAYVEDDGGAFRLVFESDLTNEPAVRERVDKVTNDCAEAICDVIAEDTGLSRAESMLLASGLGGLAQVVARSWLHSDRSVPRDQAVQLLASLAWRGIAGFPLHHSEQHHGEQPHH from the coding sequence GTGACAGCCATCGAGCAGACAGAGGCGGCACGCCCGCGGGGTACGCGCCTGCCGCGCCGTGCCCGACGGAACCAGCTGCTGGGCGCCGCCCAGGAAGTCTTCGTGGCGCAGGGGTACCACGCGGCCGCGATGGACGACATCGCCGAACGCGCCGGCGTCAGCAAGCCGGTGCTCTACCAGCACTTCCCGGGCAAGCTCGACCTCTATCTCGCACTGCTGGACCAGCACTGCGAGTCCCTGATCCAGGCCGTGCGCAACGCTCTGGCGTCGACCACCGACAACAAGCAGCGCGTACGGGCGACGATGGACGCGTACTTCGCGTACGTCGAGGACGACGGCGGTGCCTTCCGCCTGGTCTTCGAGTCGGACCTGACCAACGAGCCCGCCGTGCGCGAGCGCGTCGACAAGGTCACCAACGACTGCGCGGAGGCCATCTGCGACGTCATCGCCGAGGACACCGGGCTCTCCCGCGCGGAGTCGATGCTGCTCGCCTCCGGCCTGGGCGGCCTCGCCCAGGTGGTGGCCCGGTCGTGGCTGCACAGCGACCGCAGCGTGCCGCGTGACCAGGCGGTGCAGCTGCTGGCGTCACTCGCCTGGCGGGGCATCGCCGGCTTCCCGCTGCACCACAGCGAACAGCACCACGGCGAGCAGCCGCACCACTGA
- a CDS encoding alpha/beta hydrolase: protein MSSTEPAFVPPANVLPKVAPVRVAEGERLRSVRLPGITLSVRSRPPAREGLPPALYVHGLGGSSLNWSALMPLLDDVVDSEAVDLPGFGDSPPPDDGDYSVTGHARAVIRYLDSAGRGPVHLFGNSLGGAIATRVAAVRPDLVRTLTLVSPALPELRVQRSAVPTALLAVPGVAALFTRYTRGWTAEQRVRGVTALCYGDPTRVTPEGFRNAVEEMERRLRLPYFWDAMARSARGIVNAYTLGGQHGLWRQAERVLAPTLLVYGGRDQLVGFRMAQKAARAFRDSRLVTLPDAGHVAMMEYPETVAGAVRDLLAEQAARDTTESANAGS, encoded by the coding sequence ATGTCTTCGACCGAGCCCGCCTTCGTGCCGCCCGCCAACGTGCTCCCGAAGGTGGCGCCCGTCCGGGTCGCGGAGGGCGAACGGCTCAGGTCGGTCCGGCTGCCGGGGATCACCCTCTCGGTCCGCTCCCGGCCGCCCGCGCGCGAGGGACTGCCGCCCGCGCTCTACGTCCACGGCCTCGGCGGTTCCTCGCTGAACTGGTCGGCGCTCATGCCCCTGCTGGACGACGTCGTCGACAGCGAGGCCGTCGACCTGCCGGGCTTCGGCGACTCGCCGCCACCGGACGACGGCGACTACTCGGTCACCGGGCACGCCCGCGCGGTCATCCGCTATCTGGACTCCGCCGGCCGCGGGCCCGTCCACCTCTTCGGCAACTCCCTCGGCGGCGCGATCGCCACCCGCGTCGCCGCGGTACGGCCCGACCTCGTCCGGACCCTGACCCTCGTCTCGCCCGCGCTGCCCGAGCTGCGGGTCCAGCGCAGCGCCGTCCCCACGGCGCTGCTGGCGGTGCCGGGAGTGGCCGCGCTGTTCACCCGGTACACCCGGGGGTGGACGGCCGAGCAGCGCGTGCGCGGCGTCACCGCGCTCTGCTACGGCGATCCCACGCGGGTGACGCCGGAGGGCTTCCGCAACGCGGTCGAGGAGATGGAGCGGCGGCTGCGGCTGCCGTACTTCTGGGACGCGATGGCGCGCTCCGCGCGGGGCATCGTCAACGCCTACACCCTCGGCGGGCAGCACGGCCTGTGGCGCCAGGCCGAACGGGTGCTCGCGCCGACCCTCCTCGTCTACGGCGGGCGCGACCAGCTCGTCGGCTTCCGCATGGCCCAGAAGGCGGCCCGCGCGTTCCGCGACTCCCGCCTCGTCACCCTGCCGGACGCCGGACACGTGGCGATGATGGAGTATCCGGAGACGGTCGCCGGCGCGGTGCGCGACCTGCTGGCCGAACAGGCCGCCCGTGACACCACCGAGTCCGCGAACGCGGGGAGCTGA
- a CDS encoding DUF3152 domain-containing protein, which produces MPRFPDGTPAHGTPRRSGGTPARGVPHVRGGHPEQREAGGGWGETAGPGAHDAGIPPQRPSTGQAGQAGKARRASRAGAAGSAPGATGGRPRQDYLDAFAADEAADDVFTRRTHRTHAAGPAEPAERTDGAEPYASTARRDGTGGTPPTDASARGRGGKGRAFAGVAAAAVTTVLAVVVAGQVADGQEGGAVRSQAGAGGARADHDSASRGDGRPTPSGTPTPVPLTYEQRMARKYPLSPSLEGSGKFEAIPGIDKAPGRGEKYTYRVDVEEGLGLDGELFAQAVQRTLNDDRSWAHNGGRTFERVHSGEVDFVITLASPGTTADWCARSGLDTTIDNVSCDSAATERVMINAYRWAQGSPTYGDEIHAYRQMLINHEVGHRLGYSHVTCDKDGDLAPVMQQQTKFLEHDGIRCEPNPWPYPRS; this is translated from the coding sequence GTGCCCCGCTTCCCGGACGGCACCCCCGCGCACGGCACGCCCCGTCGCTCCGGTGGCACCCCCGCGCGCGGGGTCCCCCATGTGCGCGGCGGGCACCCCGAGCAGCGGGAAGCCGGCGGAGGCTGGGGTGAGACGGCAGGTCCGGGGGCGCACGATGCCGGGATACCGCCACAGCGGCCGAGCACGGGCCAGGCGGGCCAGGCGGGCAAGGCGCGTCGGGCGAGTCGGGCCGGGGCGGCGGGAAGCGCGCCGGGTGCCACCGGTGGCAGGCCGCGGCAGGACTACCTCGACGCCTTCGCCGCGGACGAGGCGGCCGACGACGTCTTCACCCGCCGTACGCACCGTACGCACGCGGCGGGCCCGGCCGAGCCGGCGGAACGCACGGACGGCGCGGAGCCGTACGCCTCCACCGCCCGCCGGGACGGCACCGGCGGCACCCCGCCCACCGACGCGTCCGCGCGCGGGCGGGGCGGCAAGGGGCGGGCGTTCGCCGGAGTCGCCGCAGCGGCGGTGACCACCGTGCTCGCCGTGGTGGTCGCGGGGCAGGTCGCCGACGGGCAGGAGGGCGGCGCCGTACGCTCGCAGGCCGGAGCCGGCGGGGCGCGGGCGGACCACGACTCCGCCTCGCGGGGCGACGGCCGGCCGACGCCGTCCGGCACACCGACCCCGGTGCCGCTGACGTACGAGCAGAGGATGGCCCGGAAGTACCCGCTGAGCCCGTCGCTGGAGGGCTCCGGGAAGTTCGAGGCGATCCCCGGCATCGACAAGGCGCCGGGGAGGGGCGAGAAGTACACCTACCGGGTGGACGTCGAGGAAGGGCTCGGGCTGGACGGCGAGCTGTTCGCGCAGGCCGTGCAGCGGACCCTCAACGACGACCGCAGCTGGGCGCACAACGGTGGCCGCACCTTCGAACGTGTCCACTCCGGCGAGGTCGACTTCGTGATCACCCTCGCCAGCCCGGGTACGACCGCCGACTGGTGCGCCAGATCGGGACTCGACACGACGATCGACAACGTCTCGTGCGACTCCGCGGCCACCGAACGCGTGATGATCAACGCCTACCGCTGGGCGCAGGGCTCGCCGACGTACGGCGACGAGATCCACGCCTACCGCCAGATGCTGATCAACCACGAGGTCGGCCACCGGCTCGGCTACTCGCACGTGACCTGCGACAAGGACGGTGATCTCGCCCCGGTCATGCAGCAGCAGACCAAGTTCCTGGAACACGACGGGATCCGGTGCGAGCCCAATCCCTGGCCGTATCCACGAAGTTGA
- a CDS encoding DUF3492 domain-containing protein, giving the protein MRIGLLTEGGYPYVSGDARIWCDRLVRGLGQHEFDVYALSGSERQEDEGWVPLPPQVTRVRTAPLWTVEDDGVVHGRRARRRFSEAYGELAVALCSGSAETVVLTQDACAVEADRFASALYGLAELAREEGGLARALRSETAVRALERACRAPGAPRTARAARVPDLLAVAAHLERALRPLSLDWYEDDGLGSVDLCHAASGGAAALCGLLARHFHGVPLLVTEYGVRLRSHYLDAGHHTPAVRALAAAFHGRLAAEIYRRAERITPGNAHARRWQERCGADRAKLRTVYPGMDAAPFAEVGEAPEAAGPGTLVWVGRIEPAKDLVSLLHAFAEARREEPKTRLRIIGAPAGTEGAAYLAHCRALAAQLFPDEADGPHAVGDNPVSFEEIGDPEVPTRAEAYASGAVVVLSSVVEGFPVGLVEAMFCARATVSTDVGAVVEVIGGTGLVVPPRNPRALAEACVALLRDPERRARLGAAARARALELFTVEQNIAAFHGIYLEIVAQCPVRRIVVDDNGEPLPFAVPAEARVAGRWTTGVVAREAGARAEVGAGAGAGLGAGSGAGVEAGAGSRAEARGVGAQGARARGVGARGPRWAGEWEPARGAGAALSAGPAVSAGSAMSAVSAVSAVSAVSQASSGAGGAVVSGVEVGR; this is encoded by the coding sequence GTGCGCATCGGACTGCTGACCGAGGGTGGCTATCCGTATGTGAGCGGTGATGCCAGGATCTGGTGCGACCGGCTGGTGCGCGGACTCGGGCAGCACGAGTTCGACGTCTACGCGCTCAGCGGCAGCGAACGCCAGGAGGACGAGGGCTGGGTCCCGCTCCCGCCCCAGGTCACCCGGGTCCGGACGGCACCGCTGTGGACGGTGGAGGACGACGGCGTCGTTCACGGGCGGCGCGCGCGCCGGCGCTTCTCGGAGGCGTACGGCGAGCTGGCCGTCGCGCTGTGCTCCGGTTCCGCGGAGACGGTGGTACTGACGCAGGACGCCTGCGCCGTTGAGGCGGACCGTTTCGCCAGCGCTCTGTACGGGCTCGCCGAGCTGGCCCGCGAGGAGGGCGGACTGGCCCGCGCGCTCCGCTCCGAGACCGCCGTCCGCGCGCTGGAGCGCGCCTGTCGCGCGCCCGGCGCGCCCCGCACGGCGCGTGCGGCGCGCGTACCGGATCTGCTCGCCGTCGCCGCACACCTCGAACGCGCCCTGCGCCCCCTCTCGCTCGACTGGTACGAGGACGACGGGCTCGGCTCGGTCGACCTCTGCCACGCCGCCTCCGGCGGTGCCGCCGCCCTCTGCGGACTCCTCGCCCGGCACTTCCACGGCGTACCGCTGCTCGTGACCGAGTACGGCGTGCGGCTGCGGAGCCACTACCTGGACGCCGGCCACCACACCCCGGCCGTACGGGCCCTGGCCGCCGCCTTCCACGGCCGGCTCGCCGCCGAGATCTACCGGCGGGCCGAACGCATCACACCCGGCAACGCGCACGCCCGCCGCTGGCAGGAACGCTGCGGCGCCGACCGGGCCAAGCTGCGCACCGTCTACCCCGGCATGGACGCCGCCCCCTTCGCGGAGGTGGGCGAGGCGCCGGAGGCCGCCGGCCCCGGCACGCTGGTCTGGGTGGGCCGGATAGAACCGGCCAAGGACCTCGTCTCGCTGCTGCACGCCTTCGCCGAGGCGCGCAGGGAGGAGCCGAAGACCCGGCTGAGGATCATCGGCGCGCCCGCCGGAACCGAGGGCGCCGCCTATCTCGCCCACTGCCGGGCGCTCGCCGCGCAGCTCTTCCCCGACGAGGCCGACGGGCCGCACGCCGTCGGCGACAACCCCGTCTCCTTCGAGGAGATCGGTGACCCGGAGGTCCCGACGCGCGCCGAGGCGTACGCCTCCGGCGCGGTGGTCGTGCTGTCCAGCGTCGTCGAGGGCTTCCCGGTCGGCCTCGTGGAGGCCATGTTCTGCGCCCGCGCGACCGTCTCCACCGACGTCGGCGCGGTGGTGGAAGTCATCGGCGGCACGGGGCTCGTGGTGCCGCCGCGCAACCCCAGGGCGCTCGCGGAGGCGTGCGTGGCGCTGCTGCGCGATCCCGAGCGCCGTGCGCGCCTCGGGGCCGCGGCGCGCGCCCGGGCGCTCGAACTCTTCACCGTCGAGCAGAACATCGCCGCCTTCCACGGCATCTACCTGGAGATCGTCGCGCAGTGCCCGGTCCGCCGGATCGTCGTCGACGACAACGGGGAGCCGCTGCCGTTCGCCGTGCCCGCGGAGGCGCGGGTGGCGGGGAGGTGGACGACCGGGGTGGTGGCGCGGGAAGCGGGAGCGAGGGCTGAGGTCGGAGCCGGAGCCGGAGCCGGGCTGGGGGCTGGGTCGGGAGCCGGAGTCGAGGCGGGGGCGGGTTCCAGGGCAGAGGCGCGGGGCGTGGGGGCGCAGGGCGCGAGGGCGCGCGGTGTGGGGGCGCGTGGGCCCCGGTGGGCGGGGGAGTGGGAGCCGGCGCGGGGCGCGGGGGCGGCCTTATCCGCCGGACCTGCGGTGTCGGCCGGATCCGCGATGTCTGCTGTGTCTGCTGTATCTGCTGTGTCTGCGGTGTCGCAGGCGTCGTCGGGCGCGGGTGGGGCGGTCGTGTCTGGCGTGGAGGTGGGCCGATGA
- a CDS encoding NAD-dependent epimerase/dehydratase family protein — protein sequence MRVLLIGANGYIGRFVADRLLADPAVQLTALGRGDDADVRFDLASGSPGALTRFLDAVHPGVVINCAGATRGGARELTRHNTVAVATVCEALRRSGCGARLVQIGCSAEYGPSQPGSSTAEDAVPRPGGPYGVSKLAATELVLGSGLDAVVLRVFSPAGPGTPAGSPLGRLAEAMRRAMQTGDGELKLGGLGVQRDFVDVRDVARAVHAASLSAAQGIINIGSGRAVRLRDAAATLARVAGYGGALHELDGPPGPHRPSIGHPRPEVLGHHRGEVLAHHRGEALGHHRGDADHPQHTAPVAYPYPDGCGSWQQADVRTARDRLGWRPRINLEESLADIWMEAACRI from the coding sequence ATGAGGGTCCTGCTGATCGGAGCCAACGGCTACATCGGCCGCTTCGTCGCCGACCGCCTGCTCGCCGACCCGGCCGTGCAGCTCACCGCCCTCGGCCGCGGCGACGACGCCGACGTCCGCTTCGACCTCGCGTCCGGCAGCCCCGGCGCGCTCACCCGCTTCCTCGACGCGGTCCACCCCGGCGTCGTGATCAACTGCGCGGGAGCCACCCGGGGCGGAGCGCGGGAACTCACCCGGCACAACACCGTCGCCGTCGCCACCGTGTGCGAGGCGCTGCGGCGCAGCGGCTGCGGGGCCCGCCTGGTGCAGATCGGCTGTTCCGCCGAGTACGGCCCCAGCCAGCCCGGCTCGTCCACCGCGGAGGACGCCGTTCCGCGCCCCGGCGGTCCGTACGGCGTCAGCAAGCTCGCCGCCACCGAGCTGGTCCTCGGCTCCGGCCTGGATGCGGTCGTCCTGCGCGTCTTCTCGCCCGCCGGGCCCGGCACCCCCGCCGGATCGCCGCTCGGCCGCCTCGCCGAGGCCATGCGCCGGGCCATGCAGACCGGCGACGGCGAACTCAAACTCGGCGGCCTGGGCGTCCAGCGGGACTTCGTCGACGTACGGGACGTCGCCCGCGCGGTGCACGCCGCCTCGCTCTCCGCCGCGCAGGGCATCATCAACATCGGCTCCGGCCGTGCCGTACGGCTGCGCGACGCGGCCGCGACGCTCGCGCGCGTGGCCGGCTACGGCGGCGCCCTGCACGAACTGGACGGCCCGCCCGGCCCGCACCGCCCGTCCATCGGGCACCCGCGCCCCGAAGTCCTCGGCCACCACCGCGGCGAGGTCCTCGCCCACCACCGGGGCGAAGCCCTGGGCCACCACCGCGGCGACGCCGACCACCCGCAGCACACCGCCCCGGTCGCCTACCCCTACCCGGACGGCTGCGGCAGCTGGCAGCAGGCGGACGTCCGCACCGCCCGCGACCGGCTCGGCTGGCGGCCCCGCATCAACCTCGAGGAGTCCCTGGCCGACATCTGGATGGAGGCGGCATGCCGCATCTGA
- a CDS encoding spherulation-specific family 4 protein — MPHLTSRPVPAAGTGVRTGLGAPGYAHPLLAPAEWGELTRPGTPVHWAVLNVAQGPGTRPDPHCLQAAVRLRAAGVRVLAHLDLTYGARRFGDVISDAHRYLDWYRVDGFLLDRCPSDRVSLSETRRIATTLRALRDGAHIVLGHGTHPYPGYADTADQLVTFNGPWSDYRWSQAAEWTADHPPERFCHLVHGVPRGHLDEALRVARWQGAATIWFTDRTGAGGRTDPWEALPGYWDDIVSRVGTGVSE, encoded by the coding sequence ATGCCGCATCTGACCAGCCGGCCGGTCCCCGCCGCGGGCACCGGCGTCCGCACCGGCCTCGGCGCCCCCGGCTACGCCCACCCGCTGCTCGCCCCGGCCGAGTGGGGCGAGCTGACCCGCCCGGGTACGCCCGTGCACTGGGCGGTGCTCAACGTCGCTCAGGGACCGGGCACCCGCCCCGACCCGCACTGCCTCCAGGCGGCCGTCCGCCTGCGCGCGGCGGGCGTCCGCGTCCTCGCCCACCTGGACCTGACCTACGGCGCCCGCCGGTTCGGGGACGTGATCTCCGACGCGCACCGCTACCTCGACTGGTACCGGGTCGACGGCTTCCTGCTGGACCGCTGTCCGTCCGACCGCGTCTCGCTGTCCGAGACACGCCGTATCGCCACCACGCTCCGCGCGCTGCGTGACGGTGCCCACATCGTGCTGGGCCACGGCACCCACCCGTACCCCGGCTACGCCGACACCGCGGACCAGCTGGTCACCTTCAACGGCCCCTGGAGCGACTACCGCTGGTCGCAGGCGGCGGAGTGGACCGCCGACCATCCGCCCGAACGGTTCTGTCACTTGGTGCACGGCGTTCCCCGAGGTCACCTGGACGAGGCGCTGCGCGTGGCCCGCTGGCAGGGAGCGGCGACGATCTGGTTCACCGACCGCACGGGCGCGGGCGGCCGCACCGACCCCTGGGAGGCCCTGCCCGGCTACTGGGACGACATCGTCTCGCGTGTCGGAACAGGTGTCTCGGAATGA